From Brassica oleracea var. oleracea cultivar TO1000 chromosome C3, BOL, whole genome shotgun sequence, a single genomic window includes:
- the LOC106331705 gene encoding phosphopantothenoylcysteine decarboxylase: protein MENGKRDREDMEVQLSPRKPRVLLAATGSVAAIKFGNLCHCFTEWAEVRAVVSKSSLHFLDKLSLPQEVTLYTDEDEWSSWNKIGDPVLHIELRRWADVMVIAPLSANTLAKIAGGMCDNLLTCIIRAWDYSKPLFVAPAMNTLMWNNPFTERHLLSLDELGITLIPPIKKRLACGDYGNGAMAEPSLIYSTVRLFWESQAHQQSGGTS from the exons ATGGAGAACGGGAAAAGAGACAGAGAAGACATGGAAGTGCAGCTCTCCCCTAGAAAGCCCCGCGTACTCCTCGCAGCAACCGGAAGCGTCGCCGCCATCAAATTCGGCAACCTCTGCCACTGCTTCACAGAGTGGGCGGAAGTGAGAGCCGTCGTCTCGAAATCGTCTCTCCACTTCCTCGACAAGCTCTCTCTCCCACAGGAAGTGACTCTCTACACCGACGAAGACGAGTGGTCGAGCTGGAACAAGATCGGCGATCCCGTGCTTCACATCGAGCTCAGACGCTGGGCTGACGTCATGGTCATCGCTCCTTTGTCTGCTAACACTTTAGCCAAG ATAGCTGGTGGGATGTGTGATAATCTTCTGACTTGTATCATAAGAGCTTGGGATTATAGCAAACCGCTTTTCGTTGCGCCGGCTATGAATACTTTGATGTGGAACAATCCTTTTACGGAGAGGCATCTTTTGTCGCTTGATGAGCTTGGAATCACTCTTATTCCTCCGATCAAGAAGAGGTTGGCTTGTGGTGACTATGGTAATGGCGCGATGGCTGAGCCGTCTCTTATCTATTCCACTGTTAGACTCTTCTGGGAGTCTCAGGCTCATCAGCAAAGTGGTGGAACTAGTTAA
- the LOC106329489 gene encoding WUSCHEL-related homeobox 1-like isoform X2 has product MWMMGYNEGGADSFNGGRKLRPLMPRLSSCPTATANTNSDHHFNMVVTTMTAEQNKRELMMLNSEPQHPPAMVSSRWNPTPDQLKALEELYQQGTRTPSADHIQQITAQLRRYGKIEGKNVFYWFQNHKARERQKRRRQMENGHDESVVTTTSLVSNQGFDKKDSKGYKVEQTKNWICSVGCDTQQEKPHDHHHQEEPVSIAMVATKRNGRHGGDEIQSFPVRSARWHMMQLPPGLYPSSQQHHNHHQLNLNSTTVSLNLSTSNSNVSAPKDTVTFSPSFLRTRGARNTDACDDNKDQEQHEDCSNGELEHQEHTLELFPLRKEGFCSNGGKEKESGIQCFYEFLPLKN; this is encoded by the exons ATGTGGATGATGGGTTACAACGAAGGAGGAGCAGATTCCTTCAACGGAGGAAGAAAGCTTCGTCCTCTCATGCCTCGCCTCTCTTCTTGCCCCACCGCCACCGCAAACACCAACTCCGACCACCACTTTAATATGG TGGTGACAACAATGACGGCGGAGCAGAACAAGAGGGAGTTGATGATGCTAAACTCAGAGCCTCAACATCCACCAGCAATGGTGAGCTCACGGTGGAATCCGACACCGGATCAGTTAAAGGCTCTTGAAGAGCTTTACCAACAAGGAACAAGAACTCCTTCGGCCGACCATATCCAACAAATCACCGCGCAGCTACGACGGTACGGGAAGATAGAAGGCAAAAACGTTTTCTATTGGTTCCAAAACCACAAAGCCCGCGAACGCCAGAAGCGTCGACGACAAATGGAAAATGGCCACGATGAATCAGTCGTTACGACAACGAGTCTTGTCTCAAACCAAGGATTTGACAAGAAAGATTCAAAAG GTTACAAGGTTGAACAGACCAAGAACTGGATATGTTCGGTCGGATGCGACACACAACAAGAG AAACCTCATGACCATCATCATCAGGAAGAGCCTGTCTCAATAGCGATGGTAGCAACGAAACGCAATGGTCGTCATGGAGGAGACGAGATACAAAGCTTTCCTGTGAGAAGTGCCAGGTGGCATATGATGCAGCTGCCACCTGGACTCTACCCTTCTTCACAACAACATCATAATCATCACCAACTCAATCTCAACTCCACTACAGTTTCTTTAAACTTGTCCACTAGCAACAGTAACGTTTCCGCTCCTAAAGATACAGTCACATTTTCACCTTCATTTCTGAGGACAAGAGGAGCAAGGAACACAGATGCTTGTGATGATAATAAAGATCAAGAACAACATGAAGATTGCTCAAACGGTGAATTGGAACATCAAGAACATACACTAGAGCTGTTTCCATTGAGAAAAGAAGGGTTTTGTAGCAATGGTGGGAAAGAGAAGGAGAGTGGCATTCAATGTTTCTATGAGTTTCTTCCGTTGAAGAACTAG
- the LOC106333042 gene encoding apoptosis-stimulating of p53 protein 1-like, translating to MDRSDSHQPFDVTTIASTYVPESATAPNALTVNESNRVETQVAPVVQPEVEPVVQPQGEPDAASEAALVPAQPSSNRRPYTDMIYDAVVALNEPEGSSKWAISRYVQMLNPNCPDGHEALMTHHLEVMKKSGILTMVKKSYKLAVSSPPGNVAAAGHVASGSEIPPTYTGPLDMVVASGSEIPPTNTGSLDMLAVTASGSASQPLKRGRGRPPKPKTEAPQQQQPIDAQPISQALQPSINVEPSAVQPSGEEQPELPVTNPSPVVTEPAKRGPGRPRKDGSGPSVPASNLAVTMKRRGWPMSCRASGRERKPISVPAPDSMLPVAANDAGRPERLMRGGSGGVATLAPAGEEAMAVAAVMKRGPGRPPKRGRGRTAGRPIQDIPRPVTRATGTIQEAGHGVLKRKLDLAREKVKEILNVLDAGIAGDNLAVAQAAQELEGLIQMMTVEPHAMEEVQPEETAPQIETETQEMELGQGSEGGGEQAQIQTLSPNQPHAMEEVQPEEAAPQMETETQGMELGQGSEGGGEQAQIQTLILTQPQPQNLTQPQPQTSPQLHPETLPLPLPQTLTLIQPQPQTMSDPQPQTMPLPQTLTLTEPEPQILRELEPQTVPELEPLPELEPLLELEPLRDLEPLPLTQSQPQILPQIQPNTEAEAMDEDMF from the exons ATGGATCGATCTGATTCTCACCAACCTTTTGACGTTACCACCATCGCCAGCACCTATGTCCCCGAGAGCGCCACTGCTCCGAATGCACTAACTGTTAACGAATCAAACCGTGTTGAGACACAAGTTGCGCCAGTGGTTCAGCCAGAAGTTGAGCCAGTGGTTCAGCCACAGGGTGAGCCAGATGCTGCTTCTGAGGCAGCTCTTGTTCCGGCGCAGCCTTCCTCAAACCGCCGTCCTTACACCGAC ATGATTTACGACGCGGTTGTGGCGTTGAACGAACCTGAGGGTTCCAGCAAGTGGGCAATCTCCAGGTACGTCCAGATGTTGAACCCTAATTGTCCTGATGGTCATGAGGCTTTGATGACTCACCATCTCGAGGTCATGAAGAAAAGTGGCATTCTCACTATGGTTAAGAAATCATACAAGCTTGCTGTCTCTTCTCCTCCGGGGAACGTGGCGGCTGCGGGTCATGTGGCTTCCGGATCGGAGATTCCTCCGACTTACACCGGTCCGCTTGATATGGTGGTGGCTTCCGGATCTGAGATCCCTCCGACCAACACCGGTTCGCTTGATATGCTGGCTGTCACTGCTTCTGGCTCGGCTTCTCAGCCTCTGAAGCGAGGTCGTGGACGTCCACCAAAGCCTAAGACCGAAGCTCCACAACAGCAACAACCCATTGATGCTCAACCAATCTCACAAGCGCTGCAACCATCCATCAATGTTGAACCCAGCGCTGTCCAGCCAAGCGGGGAGGAGCAACCCGAGTTGCCTGTGACCAATCCTTCCCCGGTGGTCACGGAGCCGGCAAAGAGAGGCCCTGGTCGTCCAAGGAAAGACGGATCTGGTCCGAGCGTTCCAGCTTCGAATCTGGCTGTAACGATGAAACGAAGGGGCTGGCCAATGAGTTGTAGAGCTTCAGGGAGAGAGAGGAAGCCCATATCTGTCCCGGCTCCTGACTCTATGCTTCCTGTCGCCGCTAACGATGCCGGACGTCCTGAAAGGCTAATGAGAGGTGGATCTGGCGGAGTCGCCACCCTTGCTCCAGCTGGTGAAGAAGCTATGGCGGTTGCGGCCGTGATGAAGCGTGGACCAGGACGTCCACCTAAGCGTGGACGAGGACGTACCGCAGGTAGACCCATACAG GACATACCAAGGCCAGTCACGAGGGCTACTGGGACTATCCAAGAGGCCGGCCATGGAGTACTCAAGAGAAAGCTTGACCTTGCT AGAGAGAAAGTAAAAGAGATCTTGAATGTGCTGGACGCTGGTATTGCTGGGGACAATCTGGCTGTGGCGCAAGCTGCACAAGAGCTGGAAGGACTGATACAGATGATGACTGTGGAGCCACATGCCATGGAAGAAGTGCAGCCGGAGGAGACAGCACCACAGATAGAAACTGAAACACAAGAAATGGAACTTGGACAAGGAAGCGAAGGAGGAGGAGAACAAGCACAGATCCAAACCCTGAGCCCTAACCAGCCACATGCCATGGAAGAAGTACAGCCGGAGGAGGCAGCACCACAGATGGAAACTGAAACACAAGGAATGGAACTTGGACAAGGAAGCGAAGGAGGAGGAGAACAAGCACAGATCCAGACCCTGATCCTGACCCAGCCGCAGCCTCAGAACCTGACCCAGCCGCAGCCCCAGACTTCGCCCCAGCTTCATCCCGAGACCTTGCCGCTGCCGCTGCCTCAGACCCTGACCTTGATCCAGCCCCAACCCCAAACCATGTCCGATCCTCAGCCCCAGACCATGCCTCTGCCTCAAACCCTGACCTTGACCGAGCCTGAACCCCAGATCCTTCGTGAACTTGAGCCTCAGACTGTGCCTGAGCTTGAGCCTCTGCCAGAGCTTGAGCCTCTGCTTGAGCTTGAACCTCTGCGTGACCTTGAGCCTCTGCCCTTGACCCAGTCCCAACCGCAGATCCTGCCCCAGATTCAGCCCAATACAGAAGCTGAGGCAATGGATGAAGATATGTTCTGA
- the LOC106329489 gene encoding WUSCHEL-related homeobox 1-like isoform X1 gives MWMMGYNEGGADSFNGGRKLRPLMPRLSSCPTATANTNSDHHFNMAVVTTMTAEQNKRELMMLNSEPQHPPAMVSSRWNPTPDQLKALEELYQQGTRTPSADHIQQITAQLRRYGKIEGKNVFYWFQNHKARERQKRRRQMENGHDESVVTTTSLVSNQGFDKKDSKGYKVEQTKNWICSVGCDTQQEKPHDHHHQEEPVSIAMVATKRNGRHGGDEIQSFPVRSARWHMMQLPPGLYPSSQQHHNHHQLNLNSTTVSLNLSTSNSNVSAPKDTVTFSPSFLRTRGARNTDACDDNKDQEQHEDCSNGELEHQEHTLELFPLRKEGFCSNGGKEKESGIQCFYEFLPLKN, from the exons ATGTGGATGATGGGTTACAACGAAGGAGGAGCAGATTCCTTCAACGGAGGAAGAAAGCTTCGTCCTCTCATGCCTCGCCTCTCTTCTTGCCCCACCGCCACCGCAAACACCAACTCCGACCACCACTTTAATATGG CAGTGGTGACAACAATGACGGCGGAGCAGAACAAGAGGGAGTTGATGATGCTAAACTCAGAGCCTCAACATCCACCAGCAATGGTGAGCTCACGGTGGAATCCGACACCGGATCAGTTAAAGGCTCTTGAAGAGCTTTACCAACAAGGAACAAGAACTCCTTCGGCCGACCATATCCAACAAATCACCGCGCAGCTACGACGGTACGGGAAGATAGAAGGCAAAAACGTTTTCTATTGGTTCCAAAACCACAAAGCCCGCGAACGCCAGAAGCGTCGACGACAAATGGAAAATGGCCACGATGAATCAGTCGTTACGACAACGAGTCTTGTCTCAAACCAAGGATTTGACAAGAAAGATTCAAAAG GTTACAAGGTTGAACAGACCAAGAACTGGATATGTTCGGTCGGATGCGACACACAACAAGAG AAACCTCATGACCATCATCATCAGGAAGAGCCTGTCTCAATAGCGATGGTAGCAACGAAACGCAATGGTCGTCATGGAGGAGACGAGATACAAAGCTTTCCTGTGAGAAGTGCCAGGTGGCATATGATGCAGCTGCCACCTGGACTCTACCCTTCTTCACAACAACATCATAATCATCACCAACTCAATCTCAACTCCACTACAGTTTCTTTAAACTTGTCCACTAGCAACAGTAACGTTTCCGCTCCTAAAGATACAGTCACATTTTCACCTTCATTTCTGAGGACAAGAGGAGCAAGGAACACAGATGCTTGTGATGATAATAAAGATCAAGAACAACATGAAGATTGCTCAAACGGTGAATTGGAACATCAAGAACATACACTAGAGCTGTTTCCATTGAGAAAAGAAGGGTTTTGTAGCAATGGTGGGAAAGAGAAGGAGAGTGGCATTCAATGTTTCTATGAGTTTCTTCCGTTGAAGAACTAG